In one Achromobacter spanius genomic region, the following are encoded:
- a CDS encoding YdgA family protein, translating to MKKSALVGVVVVLGAVWTGTAWYTGQKAEAFVNQSIGDANVELKKFSDQWGIATSAELMSFERGVFSSTARYRVKFTMPAAEGKPAQERDVVFVEHLSHGPLPLSNLKSGSFAPAMVASDFALEETPTVKEWFAATKGAVPLSGHYSVSYGKDITGKFNMAPAEVTKDTTSLSFSGMTGNFDYTIDTKHGIFDLKTDKLVLAGQSENSDVVNMTLQGIALTSDMTPAANDMYVGTQKLTLKDWTITSKEKPPVQFKDTSIAVDMTETGSAMGAKMDLDFGMINVQAKDVAGMKLSLDVQKLDSKAFKALNDVYEAASRRMMQSNGEEQVPEFTPEEQQVIKANVEQILAGNPTLAVSPLEVRTANGTSTFNLNLDFAKPASMDGEIADTLTQAVSKLNAKLVLSKGNLGDLMAIEPQMRGVPAEQAVQTAKGQAEMVATMATAMGMAKVEDNNIVTYVNYADGQVDFNGKKMPVEQFLMMVMSGAMGGAR from the coding sequence ATGAAGAAATCGGCATTAGTGGGCGTCGTGGTTGTTCTGGGCGCGGTGTGGACCGGCACGGCCTGGTACACGGGCCAAAAGGCCGAGGCGTTCGTCAACCAATCCATCGGCGACGCCAACGTTGAACTCAAGAAGTTCAGCGACCAATGGGGCATTGCTACCAGCGCGGAATTGATGTCGTTCGAGCGCGGTGTGTTCTCGTCCACCGCGCGCTACCGCGTCAAGTTCACCATGCCCGCCGCCGAGGGCAAGCCCGCCCAAGAGCGCGACGTGGTGTTCGTGGAGCATTTGTCCCATGGCCCCCTGCCGCTGTCGAACCTGAAGTCGGGTTCTTTCGCGCCGGCCATGGTCGCCAGCGACTTTGCGTTGGAAGAGACCCCCACCGTCAAGGAATGGTTTGCCGCCACCAAGGGCGCGGTGCCGCTGTCGGGCCACTACAGCGTCAGCTACGGCAAGGACATCACCGGCAAGTTCAACATGGCGCCCGCCGAAGTCACCAAGGACACCACCAGCCTGTCGTTTTCGGGCATGACGGGTAACTTCGACTACACGATCGACACCAAGCACGGCATCTTCGACCTGAAGACCGACAAGCTGGTGCTGGCCGGCCAGAGCGAAAACAGCGACGTCGTCAACATGACCCTGCAAGGCATTGCGCTGACCAGCGACATGACGCCGGCGGCCAACGACATGTACGTGGGCACCCAGAAGCTGACGTTGAAGGACTGGACGATCACCTCCAAGGAAAAGCCGCCCGTCCAGTTCAAGGACACGTCGATTGCCGTCGACATGACCGAAACCGGTTCGGCCATGGGCGCGAAGATGGACCTGGATTTCGGCATGATCAACGTGCAGGCAAAGGACGTGGCCGGCATGAAGCTGAGCCTTGACGTGCAGAAGCTGGACTCCAAGGCGTTCAAGGCGCTGAACGACGTCTACGAAGCCGCTTCGCGCCGCATGATGCAAAGCAACGGCGAAGAGCAGGTGCCGGAATTCACGCCTGAAGAGCAGCAGGTCATCAAGGCCAATGTGGAACAGATCCTGGCGGGCAACCCCACGCTGGCTGTGTCGCCGCTGGAAGTGCGCACCGCCAACGGCACGTCCACGTTCAACCTGAATCTGGATTTTGCCAAGCCCGCGTCCATGGACGGTGAAATCGCCGATACGTTGACGCAAGCCGTAAGCAAGCTGAACGCCAAGTTGGTGCTGTCCAAGGGCAACCTGGGTGACCTGATGGCCATCGAGCCGCAAATGCGCGGCGTGCCGGCCGAACAAGCCGTGCAAACCGCCAAGGGCCAAGCCGAAATGGTCGCCACCATGGCCACTGCCATGGGCATGGCCAAGGTCGAGGACAACAACATCGTTACCTACGTGAATTACGCTGACGGCCAAGTCGACTTCAACGGCAAGAAGATGCCGGTTGAACAGTTCCTGATGATGGTCATGAGCGGCGCGATGGGTGGCGCGCGTTAA
- a CDS encoding DUF945 family protein — MKKTGIAGVLGLALGATVTGAAWYTGKQAQSDLDQTLGQINGALQALGAWGGQAVPVIELMASERGVFSTTRRYRLTLAPAAGGRVRLKSSSLSKRWTTARFRFNA, encoded by the coding sequence ATGAAGAAAACAGGGATTGCAGGCGTGCTGGGATTGGCTCTTGGCGCGACGGTCACCGGGGCGGCCTGGTACACAGGCAAACAGGCGCAAAGCGATCTGGACCAGACGCTGGGACAGATCAACGGCGCGTTGCAGGCATTGGGCGCATGGGGCGGCCAAGCCGTGCCCGTCATTGAGCTGATGGCATCCGAGCGTGGCGTTTTCTCGACTACGCGGCGATACCGGTTGACGTTGGCGCCCGCCGCGGGGGGACGGGTCAGGCTCAAGAGCTCGAGTTTGTCGAAACGCTGGACCACGGCCCGTTTCCGCTTCAACGCCTGA
- a CDS encoding DUF945 family protein — MDHGPFPLQRLKAGRYAPAMVAGRIRLEDSAFVKDWFAAANGKVPVSGEYDIDYSKQYSARFDATVMALQQGTAIIQAWNLTGNVAYSAARQRGVAQWRADKLLVLGHRHPSSSFELIAPSWRQELTRMPAGAFATQQKLSFTTATLTEHGQPLWVAKDTALALDAARTGRLWAIDANVDIGALKGRETGNETVGLQWAAAVKNWDQHAFKALVDTSLTLADRAGETEYGAGAQQLMASMALYLQQFLARRPTLSSSLTVRSASNTSALKLDLGLAPADPTQPQLQIPLLGMLKTLDFSMALSKPMLRDVIALRQRPPGVEVPLRIRKTMAAKQVDTIADALREKGLASIDGDAILARVSLADGLVEANGAVMPLDTFLGRLGGMLDLGT; from the coding sequence CTGGACCACGGCCCGTTTCCGCTTCAACGCCTGAAGGCGGGAAGGTATGCGCCGGCGATGGTGGCGGGCCGCATTCGCTTGGAAGATTCCGCGTTCGTCAAAGATTGGTTTGCCGCCGCCAATGGCAAAGTGCCGGTGTCGGGCGAATACGACATTGATTACAGCAAGCAGTATTCGGCCCGCTTCGACGCAACGGTGATGGCGCTGCAACAAGGCACGGCCATCATCCAGGCCTGGAACCTGACGGGCAACGTTGCCTACTCCGCCGCCCGGCAACGCGGGGTTGCGCAGTGGCGCGCGGACAAGCTGCTGGTGTTGGGGCATCGGCATCCGTCTTCAAGCTTTGAGCTGATCGCGCCGAGCTGGCGCCAGGAACTGACCCGCATGCCGGCCGGCGCGTTTGCCACACAACAAAAGCTGTCGTTCACAACGGCTACATTGACCGAGCATGGCCAACCCCTATGGGTGGCGAAGGACACGGCTCTTGCCTTGGACGCCGCGCGAACCGGCCGTCTTTGGGCCATCGACGCAAATGTTGATATCGGCGCGTTGAAGGGCCGGGAAACGGGGAATGAAACCGTCGGCCTGCAATGGGCCGCAGCCGTCAAGAACTGGGATCAGCACGCTTTCAAGGCCCTGGTCGATACCTCTCTGACCTTGGCTGACCGCGCCGGTGAAACGGAATATGGGGCGGGTGCGCAGCAATTGATGGCGTCGATGGCGCTGTATCTTCAGCAGTTTCTTGCCCGCAGGCCCACCCTGTCCTCGTCGCTGACGGTGCGCTCGGCGTCGAACACATCCGCCCTGAAGCTGGACCTTGGCCTGGCCCCGGCCGACCCTACGCAGCCGCAGCTTCAGATTCCCTTGCTTGGCATGCTGAAGACGCTGGATTTCAGCATGGCGCTATCCAAGCCCATGCTGCGCGACGTGATCGCTCTGCGGCAGCGTCCGCCTGGCGTAGAGGTTCCGCTGCGCATCCGCAAGACGATGGCGGCAAAGCAGGTCGACACTATTGCGGATGCGCTGCGTGAAAAGGGGCTGGCCAGCATTGACGGCGACGCCATACTGGCCCGTGTGAGCCTGGCTGACGGCTTGGTGGAAGCCAACGGCGCCGTCATGCCATTGGATACGTTCCTGGGCCGGCTTGGCGGCATGCTCGATCTTGGGACTTGA
- a CDS encoding metal-dependent hydrolase family protein encodes MTATRQTLFIGGQVFDGEGKILRDHGVLVEGKRVARVAPASAFEGYAGPQVNTTGMTLMPSLADCHVHLVYTGGADPNAQLSKQGPAQITLTALENAQASLRGGVTALRDCGGKDYLEFGVRDAIARGVFPGPTIKASGRIICMTGGHGNRIGRVADGCEDVIKAVREQVHAGCDLVKIMATGGVMTPGVSPMDAHYSFDELKAGVHEAKRFRKSTASHAQGTQGILNAVRAGIDSIEHGIFMDDDCLREMLEAETYLVPTIAAVRNIIANADNGIPAYAVEKARAVEQRHRESFQMYYKAGGRIALGTDAGTPFNLHGENAMELAYMVEFGMTPIDALIAGTSRGHDLMGLTEHGAIADGKVADLLLVQGDPTEDILKAADKRFHVAVLRNGELAAGALPM; translated from the coding sequence ATGACGGCGACACGACAGACCCTGTTCATCGGCGGCCAGGTATTCGATGGCGAGGGCAAGATATTGCGCGATCACGGCGTGCTGGTCGAAGGCAAGCGAGTGGCGCGCGTGGCGCCCGCGAGCGCGTTCGAAGGCTATGCCGGTCCGCAGGTCAACACCACCGGCATGACGCTGATGCCCAGCCTGGCGGATTGCCACGTTCATCTGGTCTACACGGGCGGCGCCGATCCCAATGCGCAATTAAGCAAGCAGGGGCCGGCGCAGATCACGCTGACCGCACTGGAGAACGCACAAGCTAGCTTGCGCGGCGGCGTCACGGCATTGCGCGACTGTGGCGGCAAGGACTACCTGGAATTCGGCGTGCGCGACGCGATTGCGCGCGGCGTTTTTCCCGGCCCCACCATCAAGGCGTCTGGCCGCATCATCTGCATGACGGGCGGACACGGCAACCGCATTGGCCGCGTCGCCGACGGCTGTGAAGACGTCATCAAGGCCGTGCGTGAACAAGTGCACGCCGGCTGCGATCTCGTGAAGATCATGGCCACGGGCGGCGTCATGACACCGGGCGTGAGCCCGATGGACGCGCACTACAGCTTCGACGAATTGAAGGCGGGCGTGCACGAAGCCAAGCGCTTTCGCAAAAGCACGGCCAGCCATGCACAAGGCACGCAGGGCATTCTGAACGCGGTGCGCGCAGGCATTGATTCCATCGAACACGGCATCTTCATGGACGACGATTGCCTGCGCGAAATGCTGGAAGCCGAAACCTATCTGGTACCCACCATCGCGGCGGTGCGCAACATCATCGCCAACGCCGACAACGGCATCCCCGCCTACGCGGTGGAAAAGGCGCGCGCCGTTGAACAGCGGCATCGTGAGTCGTTCCAGATGTACTACAAGGCTGGCGGCCGCATCGCGCTGGGCACGGACGCGGGCACGCCCTTCAACCTGCATGGCGAAAACGCCATGGAGCTGGCCTACATGGTGGAATTTGGCATGACGCCCATCGATGCGCTGATTGCCGGCACCTCACGCGGCCACGACCTGATGGGCCTGACGGAACACGGCGCCATCGCCGACGGCAAGGTCGCTGATCTGCTGCTGGTGCAGGGCGACCCGACAGAAGACATCCTGAAGGCGGCCGACAAGCGTTTTCATGTGGCGGTGCTGCGCAATGGCGAATTGGCGGCGGGCGCACTGCCGATGTAA
- a CDS encoding ABC transporter ATP-binding protein → MALLNIEDIRIEFPSRRGTMVAVDGVSLALEKGEILGVVGESGAGKSTIGNAVIGLLEAPGRLAGGSVLLNGERIDTLTPAQKRKVRGRRIGMIFQDPLTSLDPLQTVESQLVETMQVHLNLTQAEAKTRAVQLLVQVGIDQPELRVKQYPHQFSGGMRQRVVIALALCCEPEVIIADEPTTALDVSIQAQILELLKKLCREEQVGMIIITHDMGVIADVTDRVAVLYRGKLVEQGPTAKILGDPDHPYTRSLISAVPRPDIKLKRFPLVTYIEDVKTPSQPLDLATHWLGQRRDFGAQTDGPLVQVRDLSMRFVLKSALFKRNQRTLDAVKRVNFSIGEGEVFGLVGESGSGKSTVARLISGLYTPSEGSVTFGGTDLTALKGEKQMNPFRRQIQMIFQDPFSSLNPRMRVLDIIAEPIRFHKLAASEAEARRIVADLLDVVGLGDRAAERFPHEFSGGQRQRICIARALATRPRFLICDEPTSALDVSIQAQILNLLKDLQEELGLTMLFISHDLPVIRQMCDRVGVMRYGELLEVAETENLFEHPQHPYSQHLLGLMPRLQSMSREGLDVVEG, encoded by the coding sequence ATGGCCCTGTTGAACATAGAAGACATCCGCATCGAATTCCCCAGCCGCCGCGGCACGATGGTGGCGGTGGACGGCGTATCGCTGGCTCTGGAAAAGGGCGAGATCCTGGGGGTGGTGGGCGAATCCGGCGCTGGCAAATCCACCATCGGTAACGCAGTGATCGGCTTGCTGGAAGCGCCCGGGCGCCTGGCGGGCGGGTCGGTGCTGCTGAACGGCGAACGCATCGACACGCTGACGCCCGCGCAAAAGCGCAAGGTGCGCGGACGCCGCATCGGCATGATTTTCCAGGATCCGCTGACATCCCTGGACCCGCTGCAAACGGTGGAAAGCCAGTTGGTGGAAACCATGCAGGTCCACCTGAACCTGACGCAAGCCGAAGCCAAGACGCGCGCGGTGCAACTGCTGGTGCAAGTGGGCATCGACCAGCCGGAGCTGCGCGTCAAGCAATATCCCCACCAGTTTTCGGGTGGCATGCGGCAGCGCGTGGTGATTGCCTTGGCGCTGTGCTGCGAACCCGAAGTCATCATTGCCGATGAACCCACGACCGCGCTGGACGTGTCCATCCAGGCGCAGATCCTGGAACTGCTGAAGAAGCTGTGCCGCGAAGAGCAGGTGGGCATGATCATCATCACGCACGACATGGGCGTGATTGCGGACGTGACCGACCGCGTGGCGGTGCTGTATCGCGGCAAGCTGGTTGAACAAGGCCCCACGGCCAAGATCCTGGGCGACCCCGACCACCCCTACACACGCAGCCTGATCTCGGCCGTGCCGCGTCCGGACATCAAGCTCAAGCGCTTTCCGCTGGTCACCTACATCGAGGACGTCAAGACGCCGTCGCAACCGCTGGACCTGGCCACGCACTGGTTGGGCCAGCGGCGCGACTTCGGCGCGCAGACGGATGGCCCGCTGGTGCAGGTGCGTGATCTGTCGATGCGCTTCGTGCTCAAGAGCGCGCTGTTCAAACGCAACCAGCGCACGCTGGACGCGGTCAAGCGCGTCAACTTCTCCATTGGCGAAGGCGAGGTGTTTGGGCTGGTGGGCGAGTCCGGATCAGGCAAGTCCACGGTGGCGCGGTTGATATCCGGCTTATACACCCCGTCGGAAGGTTCGGTGACGTTCGGCGGCACGGACCTGACCGCGCTGAAAGGCGAAAAGCAGATGAATCCGTTCCGGCGGCAGATCCAGATGATTTTCCAGGATCCGTTCTCGTCGCTGAACCCGCGCATGCGCGTGCTGGACATCATCGCCGAACCCATCCGCTTCCATAAGCTGGCGGCATCCGAGGCCGAAGCGCGCCGCATCGTCGCCGACCTGCTTGACGTCGTGGGTCTGGGCGACCGCGCCGCCGAACGCTTCCCGCACGAATTTTCAGGCGGCCAACGCCAACGCATCTGCATCGCCCGCGCATTGGCCACCCGCCCGCGCTTTCTGATCTGCGACGAACCCACGTCCGCGCTGGACGTCTCGATTCAGGCGCAGATTTTGAACCTGCTGAAAGACCTGCAGGAAGAACTGGGCCTGACCATGCTGTTCATCAGCCACGACCTGCCAGTGATACGCCAGATGTGCGACCGCGTCGGCGTGATGCGCTACGGGGAATTGCTGGAAGTGGCGGAAACTGAAAACCTGTTCGAGCATCCGCAACATCCGTACAGCCAGCACTTGCTTGGACTGATGCCCCGCCTGCAATCCATGTCTCGTGAAGGCTTGGATGTGGTGGAAGGCTGA
- a CDS encoding ABC transporter permease has protein sequence MIARIAPMFARAADSDIWHSFKRSPGAIIAAIVTLAILLGALFAPIVAPHNPFDLASLSIMDANTPPAWEEGGSPDFLLGTDDQGRDILSAVLYGSRVSLLVGFASVLFSMVLGVTLGLISGYAGGRIDSFIMRIADVQLSFPAILVALLIDGVARGVLPRDMHDQLALYVLIFAIGISGWVQYARTVRGSTLVERNKEYVQAAKLIGIGPITILRRHILPNVMGPVLVIATIHLAIAIITEATLSFLGVGVPPTAPSLGTLIRIGNSYLFSGMWWISIFPGIALVALVLSVNLLGDWLRDALNPKLR, from the coding sequence ATGATTGCTCGCATCGCTCCCATGTTTGCCCGCGCGGCCGACAGCGACATCTGGCACAGCTTCAAGCGTTCGCCCGGCGCCATCATCGCCGCGATCGTCACGCTGGCCATTCTGCTGGGCGCCTTGTTCGCGCCCATCGTCGCGCCGCACAACCCCTTCGACCTGGCTTCCTTGAGCATCATGGATGCCAACACGCCGCCCGCCTGGGAAGAGGGCGGCAGCCCCGACTTCCTGCTGGGCACCGACGACCAGGGCCGCGACATACTTTCCGCCGTGCTGTACGGGTCGCGCGTGTCCTTGCTGGTGGGCTTTGCGTCGGTGTTGTTCTCGATGGTGCTGGGCGTCACGCTCGGCCTCATCAGCGGCTACGCCGGCGGCCGCATCGACAGCTTCATCATGCGTATCGCGGACGTGCAACTGTCGTTTCCCGCCATCCTGGTGGCGCTGCTGATCGACGGCGTTGCGCGCGGCGTATTGCCGCGCGACATGCACGACCAACTTGCCCTGTACGTGCTGATCTTCGCCATCGGCATTTCAGGCTGGGTGCAGTACGCACGCACCGTGCGCGGCTCCACGCTGGTCGAACGCAACAAGGAATACGTGCAGGCGGCCAAGCTGATCGGCATTGGCCCCATCACCATCCTGCGCCGCCACATCCTGCCCAACGTCATGGGGCCGGTGCTGGTCATCGCCACCATCCATTTGGCCATCGCCATCATCACCGAGGCCACGCTGTCGTTCCTGGGCGTGGGCGTGCCGCCCACCGCGCCATCGCTGGGCACGCTGATCCGCATCGGCAACAGCTATCTGTTTTCGGGCATGTGGTGGATTTCCATTTTCCCCGGCATTGCGCTGGTAGCGCTGGTGCTGTCGGTCAACCTGCTGGGCGACTGGCTGCGCGACGCGCTCAACCCCAAGCTGCGCTGA
- a CDS encoding ABC transporter permease, with protein MLSFIAQRLIQSVLVMLTVALIAFSMFRYVGDPIASMVGQDTTPEQRAELRERLGLDDPFVVQFARFVGNAVQGDFGISYRQRRPVSELLEERMPATLELSFVSAVMALALGIPMGIYTALRRHGVLSKAFMALSLAGISLPTFLIGILLILVFGVQLRWLPSFGRGDVVSLGWWTTGFLTKSGWLALIMPAITLALFQMTLIMRLVRAEMLEVLRADFIKFARARGLPERLINFRHALKNTMVPVITITGLQLGSIIAFAIITETVFQWPGMGLLFIQAISMVDIPVMAAYLVLIAFMFVVINLVVDLLYFAVDPRLRVQSK; from the coding sequence ATGCTTTCCTTTATTGCGCAACGGCTTATCCAGTCGGTGCTGGTGATGTTGACGGTGGCGCTGATCGCGTTCTCCATGTTCCGCTACGTAGGCGACCCCATCGCCAGCATGGTCGGCCAGGACACCACGCCTGAACAACGCGCGGAACTGCGCGAACGCCTCGGCCTGGACGACCCCTTCGTTGTGCAGTTCGCGCGCTTCGTCGGCAACGCGGTGCAGGGCGACTTCGGCATCTCGTACCGGCAGCGCCGGCCCGTCAGCGAGCTGCTTGAAGAGCGCATGCCCGCCACGCTGGAACTGTCGTTCGTGTCTGCCGTGATGGCCCTGGCGCTGGGCATTCCCATGGGCATCTACACCGCGCTGCGGCGCCACGGCGTCCTGTCCAAGGCCTTCATGGCGCTGTCCTTGGCGGGTATCTCGCTGCCCACTTTCCTGATCGGCATCCTGCTTATCCTGGTTTTCGGCGTGCAGCTTCGATGGCTACCCAGCTTCGGACGCGGCGACGTGGTCAGCCTGGGGTGGTGGACTACGGGGTTCCTGACCAAATCCGGATGGCTGGCGCTGATCATGCCCGCCATCACGCTGGCGCTGTTCCAGATGACCTTGATCATGCGGCTGGTGCGCGCCGAAATGCTGGAAGTGCTGCGCGCCGACTTCATCAAGTTCGCGCGCGCCCGCGGCCTGCCGGAACGGCTGATCAATTTCCGCCACGCGCTGAAGAACACGATGGTGCCCGTCATCACCATCACGGGCCTGCAACTGGGTTCCATCATCGCGTTCGCCATCATCACCGAAACCGTGTTCCAGTGGCCCGGCATGGGCCTCTTGTTCATCCAGGCAATCAGCATGGTCGACATTCCCGTCATGGCGGCGTACCTGGTGCTGATCGCCTTCATGTTCGTGGTCATCAACCTGGTCGTCGACCTGCTGTACTTCGCCGTGGACCCACGTCTGCGCGTGCAGAGCAAGTAA
- a CDS encoding ABC transporter substrate-binding protein — translation MRTFPHLKQAALAATIAASLAFSAGAAAKTFHWAYQGDATSMDPMALNETFTLGFQGNIYETLAGYDGDLKLTPLLAESWENPEPTKWVFKLRKGVKFHDGSPFTADDVIFSWKRSLTPGSDMKGYGAKASDIKKIDDFTIEVTTPTPNPILPREWVFLYIMSKTWAEKNNTTEATNVKGDNQGNYANLNANGTGPFMLVSRQPDVKTVLKRYDGYWNKNIKTNVDEVIFQPITQEATRVAALISGEMDLVQPVPVQDWKRLEDAKGVKPLTAPEARAIFIGMDQHRDELLFSDVKGKNPFKDAKVREAVVLAVDTKAINEKIMRGAAKPLGSLVATAINGYSDSYGAPFKPDPERAKKLLAEAGYPKGFTVTMDCPNDRYVNDEKICQAVAGMLARVGIKINLLAQTKSKYFGKILLQAGNQTSMYMLGWTPSSTDAHNVLLNLAACRDAKTAAGQFNLGGYCNKKVDDLTNKVGVETDQAKRNAMITEAFEIVRKDFGYLPLHQQPMSWGVKDNIKVIQRADDVLDLRDVVLP, via the coding sequence ATGCGTACTTTTCCCCACCTGAAGCAAGCTGCGCTGGCGGCCACCATTGCGGCATCGCTGGCGTTCAGCGCCGGCGCAGCCGCCAAGACTTTCCACTGGGCGTATCAAGGCGACGCCACGTCGATGGACCCGATGGCCTTGAACGAAACGTTCACGCTGGGATTCCAGGGCAACATCTACGAAACCCTGGCCGGCTATGACGGCGACTTGAAATTGACGCCCCTGCTGGCCGAAAGCTGGGAAAACCCGGAGCCCACCAAGTGGGTGTTCAAGCTGCGCAAAGGCGTCAAGTTCCATGACGGCTCGCCGTTCACCGCCGACGACGTCATCTTCTCGTGGAAGCGCAGCCTGACCCCCGGGTCCGACATGAAGGGCTACGGCGCCAAGGCTTCCGACATCAAGAAGATCGACGACTTCACCATTGAAGTCACGACCCCCACGCCCAACCCCATCCTGCCGCGCGAATGGGTGTTCCTGTACATCATGAGCAAGACGTGGGCAGAGAAGAACAACACCACCGAAGCCACCAACGTCAAGGGTGACAACCAGGGCAATTACGCCAACCTGAACGCCAACGGCACCGGCCCCTTCATGCTGGTCTCGCGCCAGCCGGATGTGAAGACGGTGCTCAAGCGCTATGACGGCTACTGGAACAAGAACATCAAGACCAACGTCGACGAGGTCATCTTCCAGCCGATCACGCAGGAAGCCACGCGCGTGGCCGCGCTGATCTCCGGTGAAATGGACCTGGTGCAACCGGTGCCGGTGCAAGACTGGAAGCGCCTGGAAGACGCCAAGGGCGTGAAGCCGCTGACCGCGCCCGAAGCGCGCGCCATCTTCATCGGCATGGATCAGCACCGCGACGAACTGCTGTTCTCGGACGTCAAGGGCAAGAACCCGTTCAAGGACGCCAAGGTGCGCGAAGCCGTCGTGCTGGCCGTGGACACCAAGGCCATCAACGAAAAAATCATGCGCGGCGCGGCCAAGCCGCTGGGTTCGCTGGTGGCCACCGCCATCAACGGCTACTCGGACTCCTACGGCGCGCCGTTCAAGCCCGACCCCGAACGCGCCAAGAAGCTCCTGGCCGAAGCCGGCTATCCGAAGGGCTTCACCGTCACGATGGACTGCCCGAACGACCGCTACGTCAACGACGAAAAGATCTGCCAGGCGGTCGCCGGCATGCTGGCGCGCGTGGGCATCAAGATCAACCTGCTGGCGCAGACCAAGTCCAAGTACTTCGGCAAGATCCTGCTGCAAGCCGGCAACCAGACCAGCATGTACATGCTGGGCTGGACGCCCAGCTCCACCGATGCGCACAACGTGCTGCTGAACCTGGCGGCCTGCCGCGATGCGAAGACGGCCGCCGGCCAGTTCAACCTGGGCGGCTACTGCAACAAGAAGGTGGACGACCTGACCAACAAGGTCGGCGTCGAAACCGACCAGGCCAAGCGCAACGCCATGATCACGGAAGCCTTCGAGATCGTGCGCAAGGACTTCGGCTATCTGCCCTTGCACCAGCAGCCGATGTCCTGGGGTGTGAAGGACAACATCAAGGTCATCCAGCGCGCCGACGACGTGCTTGATCTGCGCGACGTGGTGTTGCCGTAA
- a CDS encoding GTPase/DUF3482 domain-containing protein: MAEDIIKIALVGHTNTGKTSLLRTLTRDTGFGEVADSPGTTRHVEGARLRLDGRAVLEWFDTPGMEDSIALLEYLDRLGSTDERLDGPARIRRFLDTPEAHGRFEQEARVLAKMLECDAALYVIDARDPVLGKHRDELAILAACGRPLLPVLNFVNAPAHRADEWRGAMARLGLHAVVEFDTVAPPLDGEQQLYAKLGVLLDRHADALARLADSLSAQRRERHAAAYELLADLLIDVAALHLTSPNDDKALTAASQQLRDHVRQREQACVNALLALYNFRASDFSDDALPLQGERWGMDLFHPQALKDMGVQVGMGAAAGAMAGAAVDLLSAGLSLGTGMLIGAAAGGLWQGVEKLGKRVAGKLRGWREISVDDAVLRLLALRQRQLIDALERRGHAAREPLKLALPDDETWQKGPLPDALKEARSRPEWSALGKHHEDSDRRKRIVQDLARTLASGPAATA, encoded by the coding sequence ATGGCTGAGGACATCATCAAGATCGCCCTGGTCGGCCACACCAATACCGGCAAGACCTCGCTGTTGCGCACCTTGACGCGCGACACCGGCTTTGGCGAAGTTGCCGACAGCCCCGGCACCACGCGCCACGTGGAAGGCGCGCGCCTGCGCCTGGACGGGCGCGCGGTGCTGGAATGGTTCGACACGCCGGGTATGGAAGACAGCATTGCGCTGCTGGAATACCTGGACCGGCTGGGCAGCACTGACGAACGGCTGGACGGCCCCGCGCGCATCCGCCGCTTTCTGGACACGCCCGAAGCGCATGGCCGTTTCGAACAAGAAGCCCGCGTGCTGGCAAAAATGCTGGAGTGCGACGCGGCGCTGTACGTGATCGACGCGCGCGACCCCGTGCTGGGCAAGCATCGCGACGAACTCGCCATTCTTGCCGCCTGCGGCCGCCCCCTGCTGCCCGTGTTGAATTTCGTGAACGCGCCCGCGCACCGCGCCGACGAATGGCGCGGCGCCATGGCGCGGCTGGGCCTGCATGCGGTGGTGGAATTCGACACCGTGGCGCCACCGCTGGATGGCGAACAGCAGCTCTATGCCAAGCTGGGCGTACTGCTGGACCGCCACGCCGACGCACTGGCACGCCTGGCCGACAGCCTGTCCGCACAACGCCGCGAACGCCACGCCGCCGCCTACGAACTACTGGCCGATCTGCTTATCGACGTCGCGGCGCTGCATCTCACCAGCCCCAACGATGACAAGGCGCTGACCGCTGCGTCCCAACAGTTGCGCGATCATGTGCGCCAACGCGAGCAAGCCTGCGTGAACGCCTTGCTGGCGCTGTACAACTTCCGCGCGTCCGACTTCAGCGACGACGCGCTGCCGCTGCAAGGCGAACGCTGGGGCATGGACCTCTTTCATCCGCAAGCACTCAAGGACATGGGCGTGCAAGTGGGCATGGGCGCTGCCGCCGGCGCCATGGCCGGCGCGGCGGTGGACTTGCTTAGCGCGGGCCTGAGCCTGGGCACCGGAATGCTGATCGGCGCCGCGGCGGGCGGCTTGTGGCAGGGCGTGGAAAAACTGGGCAAGCGTGTCGCGGGCAAGCTGCGCGGTTGGCGCGAGATCAGTGTCGATGATGCCGTGCTGCGCTTGCTGGCCTTGCGCCAACGCCAATTGATCGACGCGCTGGAACGCCGCGGCCACGCGGCGCGTGAACCCTTGAAGCTTGCCTTGCCAGATGACGAAACCTGGCAGAAAGGCCCCTTGCCCGACGCGCTGAAAGAAGCACGCAGCCGTCCGGAATGGTCGGCATTGGGCAAGCACCATGAAGACAGCGACCGCCGCAAACGCATCGTCCAGGACTTGGCGCGAACCCTTGCCAGCGGCCCCGCCGCCACCGCCTGA